A portion of the Lolium rigidum isolate FL_2022 chromosome 1, APGP_CSIRO_Lrig_0.1, whole genome shotgun sequence genome contains these proteins:
- the LOC124702687 gene encoding F-box/FBD/LRR-repeat protein At1g13570-like, which translates to MATSPARRRPRLPPPDISAAEILDSLPPAMLDEILSRLPIRDAARTSVLSRAWRRRWESVPYPVLNWPRGTPSAPIDAVLAHRTCPVSEFRHQYVSELEFHLSDLWLLRLASLGVQSLHLKFKWLKADGIVRIPHFHMLHSHIFSCLELAVLDLESCDFPGLPSGFAGFPNLTTISFCNVRFPRGLSGLEALISSSSSLRRLRLENLRMPNKYEQWVIHAPNLQSLLISSVFDYGWQVDDLPSLEVAEIKLRNYSNDQEVVNLISRLDQARILQLDMPCSLDNLLEELPRSFVNLKSLSLHIPYCCLSSFLSIFCLVRKAPNLEVLDVELGFHFEEDDEVDINVLNGQRADDPFSSLTSVHMKNVTWDSYEMAFIQFILSEARQLEVLSIHESRGHLTSDEEAFVAAEVARYRRASPAANVVISRMP; encoded by the exons ATGGCGACTTCGCCGGCTCGCCGCAGGCCGCGGCTCCCGCCGCCGGACATTTCAGCGGCGGAGATCCTGGACTCCCTTCCTCCGGCGATGCTCGACGAGATCCTCTCCCGCCTCCCCATCCGCGACGCCGCCCGCACCTCCGTGCTCTCCCGCGCCTGGCGCCGCCGCTGGGAGTCTGTCCCCTACCCCGTCCTCAACTGGCCCCGCGGGACGCCCTCAGCTcccatcgacgccgtcctcgcgcACCGCACCTGCCCCGTCAGCGAGTTTCGCCACCAGTACGTCTCGGAGCTGGAGTTCCACCTCTCCGATCTCTGGCTCCTCCGCTTGGCCAGCTTGGGAGTTCAGTCCCTCCACCTCAAGTTCAAATGGTTGAAGGCTGATGGGATTGTGAGGATTCCACACTTCCACATGCTCCACTCCCACATCTTCTCCTGCCTCGAGCTCGCCGTTCTCGACCTGGAATCCTGTGACTTCCCCGGTCTGCCGTCTGGCTTCGCAGGCTTTCCAAACCTAACCACCATAAGCTTTTGCAACGTTCGATTTCCCCGAGGCTTGAGTGGATTGGAGGCGCTGATCTCTTCATCGTCCTCGCTTCGGAGGCTGCGGCTTGAGAATTTGAGGATGCCTAACAAGTACGAGCAATGGGTTATTCATGCGCCCAATCTCCAGAGTCTGCTCATCAGTTCAGTGTTTGATTACGGGTGGCAGGTCGATGATCTCCCATCACTTGAGGTAGCAGAGATCAAACTTAGAAACTACTCTAATGACCAAGAAGTCGTGAATCTTATCTCTCGGTTGGATCAAGCTAGGATTCTCCAGCTCGACATGCCG TGTTCATTGGACAATCTTCTGGAGGAACTCCCGCGATCCTTTGTGAATCTGAAGAGTTTATCGCTGCATATACCATATTGCTGTCTATCTAGCTTTTTATCTATCTTTTGTCTAGTCAGGAAGGCTCCTAACCTTGAAGTTTTGGATGTTGAG CTTGGTTTCCACTTTGAAGAGGATGATGAAGTTGATATTAACGTTCTAAATGGGCAACGGGCTGATGATCCGTTCTCTAGtctcacaagtgttcatatgaaaaatgtCACCTGGGATTCATATGAGATGGCTTTTATCCAGTTTATTTTGTCCGAGGCAAGACAACTTGAGGTACTTAGTATTCATGAATCTAGAGGGCATTTGACATCCGATGAAGAGGCATTTGTAGCTGCAGAGGTTGCACGATACAGGAGAGCTTCTCCAGCAGCTAATGTTGTCATCAGCCGCATGCCCTAG